Proteins encoded in a region of the Thermoproteota archaeon genome:
- a CDS encoding HIT domain-containing protein: MPYIKLLATEGEKECIFCTLPAEGRDEENLILHRSEHCFIILNKYPYNPGHLMVAPYRHVASIEDLTEDEAKDMWRLIRLSMLTLRRAMNPEGFNVGANIGKAAGAGFEGHVHIHIVPRWNGDTNFMPVIGNTKVVSDALRNTYTELKKALSEVLEESGGP, translated from the coding sequence ATGCCCTATATCAAGTTGCTCGCCACTGAGGGGGAAAAAGAGTGCATATTCTGCACCCTACCAGCTGAGGGCAGGGATGAGGAGAACCTAATCCTGCACAGATCCGAGCACTGCTTCATCATACTGAACAAGTATCCCTATAACCCGGGCCACCTAATGGTGGCACCCTACAGGCACGTAGCCAGCATAGAGGACCTGACGGAGGATGAAGCTAAAGATATGTGGAGACTGATACGCCTGTCCATGCTCACCTTGAGGAGGGCCATGAATCCAGAGGGATTCAACGTTGGAGCAAATATAGGGAAGGCCGCCGGGGCCGGTTTTGAGGGACACGTGCACATACACATAGTCCCCCGCTGGAACGGGGATACGAACTTCATGCCGGTGATAGGCAATACGAAGGTCGTCAGCGATGCCCTGAGGAATACGTATACCGAGCTCAAAAAAGCCCTCTCCGAGGTCCTGGAGGAATCAGGTGGTCCCTGA
- a CDS encoding nascent polypeptide-associated complex protein, giving the protein MMRKFRPKDLEKMLRSMGVKVQVLDAEEVLIRLRDGTALRISDPQVSVTKVGGEEIYQVMGKVEKVSEVEEKGEGAYEPAEEDISLVASQAGVDRETARKALIEAGGDLAEAILRLTEGAS; this is encoded by the coding sequence ATGATGAGGAAGTTCAGGCCCAAGGACTTGGAAAAGATGCTGAGGAGCATGGGGGTTAAGGTCCAGGTGCTGGATGCGGAGGAGGTCTTGATAAGGCTAAGGGACGGAACGGCCCTGCGCATATCCGATCCTCAGGTCTCGGTGACTAAAGTGGGAGGAGAAGAGATCTATCAAGTGATGGGGAAAGTGGAGAAGGTCTCTGAGGTAGAGGAGAAGGGTGAGGGGGCCTACGAACCCGCTGAGGAGGATATCTCTCTGGTCGCCTCACAGGCGGGAGTGGACAGGGAGACCGCCAGAAAGGCACTTATAGAAGCTGGTGGTGATCTAGCGGAGGCCATCTTGAGGCTCACGGAGGGAGCTAGTTGA
- a CDS encoding multiprotein-bridging factor 1 family protein, translating to MSEEVYVCEICGGTFVGKPVIVDLDGYKAMVCPSCARKLLRKREKKEMKVAIRETKAEAPLKREPPRKPPKGVPPPKRRKVEEIEYVEGYGVKIREARESLGLTIEQVATALNIKASLLRNIEAEKVIPPYEVARAIEKLLEISIIQRNPERSASALPETAPPASIKSITLGEIVEVKKKRRKR from the coding sequence TTGTCGGAGGAAGTCTATGTCTGTGAGATATGCGGCGGTACCTTCGTCGGTAAACCTGTGATAGTCGATCTGGACGGTTACAAGGCAATGGTATGCCCGAGCTGTGCTCGAAAACTCCTGAGAAAGAGGGAAAAGAAGGAAATGAAGGTCGCCATAAGGGAGACCAAGGCAGAGGCACCGTTGAAGAGGGAACCTCCCAGAAAGCCCCCTAAAGGAGTTCCCCCTCCCAAGAGGAGGAAAGTTGAGGAAATAGAGTACGTGGAGGGTTATGGGGTTAAGATAAGGGAGGCTAGGGAATCCTTAGGCCTAACCATAGAGCAGGTGGCTACGGCTTTGAACATAAAGGCATCTCTCCTTCGCAATATTGAGGCGGAGAAGGTCATCCCACCTTACGAGGTGGCTCGAGCTATAGAGAAATTGCTGGAGATCTCCATAATACAGAGGAACCCCGAGAGGAGCGCGTCTGCCCTGCCAGAGACGGCCCCTCCGGCATCCATAAAATCAATTACCTTGGGCGAGATAGTAGAGGTGAAGAAGAAGAGGAGGAAGAGGTAA